A region of the Culex quinquefasciatus strain JHB chromosome 1, VPISU_Cqui_1.0_pri_paternal, whole genome shotgun sequence genome:
CTAGAACTGTTTTATTTGGGGTAATTTATGAAGTTCAGTCAGTTTCCAGCTCCAGGAAAAGACGCAAAAGGGAAAAAGTCTTGGTTAAGTTGCTGATTACGGATCGATTACCgtctgaataaaacaaaaataagtggCCTCATTGTCGAGGGACCTCAATCCGGTCCGTTGTGTCCTCTCACCGGGAGAGTTTTGCCGATGCGGGATTGCAAACATTGCAATTGCAACATTGCAAATAGCTCGCATAACCTTTACTTGAGACCCGGCGCTATTTGAAATGTAGGCGACAAATTTTGAGTACAAAATTTGGTGTTCGGGTGCATCATGAGCGTAAGCAAGTTAACGGGTCACGGCTAACTTCCACTAACAAACGCCATCAGCGTACGCGCATTATTTGTGAAAATACTTATTTAGAAAGGCTGCATACGTGACTGTTTCCAAGTTTTAATAAAATCATccaaaaatcatgtaaaatcAAGCACCATCTCTTTTCTGTGAAAACCTGTGTGCTCAGGTGAGTTCCATCAAAACGGTCACTCATTTAAATTTGGCAGgccaacattttccaaaaattgagCAAACAAACCATGCACCCGCgcgcaactgtcaaactgagCTTCGGCATGTAAACATTCCCCGTTGTCATAATCGCTCGTTTTTGGAACTGCCAGAGGCAGAGGAGAGGAGGACAGACGACGCAGTCACACTACAAGCAGAGCTCGAAAAACATACGTGGATATTTTCTTCTTTCCCACCTGGTGGAGCAGTTCTCCTCCGCCCGTTTCGTTTAGAGTGGCCTTCAAGACTCACCTGTAGAGAAGACTGACACGACACGACGCGCGTCCGCAAAAGGTGAGCAGAGCAGCTTTGGTAGATTCTGTCGAGCAACCTGTAAATTCGCAGCTTCCTTCAATTCCAGCCACAACGGTAAATCCCGGAGCGGTGCGCGACGATTACTTAATCCAGCGAACGAAACAAAAAGTGAAAGTTCCTCCGCGTCGTGAAGCGAACCAAAGCGAAATTATGAAACAGCTTGCCGCGTTAACCTTGGCGTTGTTCGCAACGGTGGCACTCGGTCAACGTGTCGCCCCCGGCGTCAATCCCGGTCACTATGTGAGTTTGCAAGCCGGTTCCCGGGAAATTCCTAACTTATGCTAAGAATTGCATTCTTCATTGCAGCAACAGCAGCCTTACCAACAACCTCAGCAGCACTATCAGCAGCAACCTCCGGTCGCCCAGCAGCAGCACTATGTAAGTTGTTGGGAAACGCCCGAAAAAGATTCGCTAAAACCCcactaaaatgatcaaatttgtcctgtagcaacagcagcagcagcagcagcaaccccAATACCAGCAGCAACAAGTGCCGGTACAGGCGCAGTATCAGCAGCCGCATCAAGTTCCGGTGCAACACCAGCAGGTTCCAGTTCAGGGCCACCCGCAGCAGGGACAGCCCCATccacagcagcagcatcatGGGCAGCCCCAGCAGGTGCTGAATACGCACAACATTCAGCACGAGAAGCAGTGagtacattttgaaattttggagacTAAATAGTCATGTTGACATAGCATGAAATGGTTTTAATTCGAAAACcctggacattttttttgtggagtTGATTGCAGATGCCCAATCAAGTCGGTATCGATTGTGAACAAGTTATCAGTTACAAACGCTGCAAAACACTGATTAATATGAGTTTTCCTTATCAGGGTTGAACTTCCACTGATAAATAGGTACACACATATTGAAGGTTTGGAACCTTAAAACGAAACAAAACGAGGTTATCATGTTTTCTGGGTAAATGcatattttcctattttcaaaaacataaaattctgtGTACATTTTCAATTAGACTCCAGAGTAATGttcaaaatgtatattttttagtttcccTTCGGTATTAAGGTCCGTTTCGGCATTTTGTAAATTAGTCAACAAACAACGGCATGAtcatagattgacatatctttcaatttcatgaagattGATATGTCGGATGGATTGCACTGGCAAGTCTTGAGCCAGCTAGTTCACTTGCATTCACgctcttcaaaatattttatttctccTCGacgtgagcatgagcatgagcatgagagaccacccatggttgtccttctccgttgctgaacaggaccgtaatatcccatcagcacaactggtcacacgcttcaacgatcaaatgatgtttcccttatcaacagcatgcatgaatgcgctgaaaagataaaacatcacgatcatcaaaactagagccggtgcgaataggaaacagtcgttggccaccaacggcgcccgccatgtcagtttgtagatctcgaggggatgggacgggaatgttagttagcacaggctgctaccaagggtgggttctatacgatatccacaccccgcgtgtgccggaaaactacttctacttgggattttgttagtggggaagggtaatggccaggattcatcatagaggatgatgatgtggcccaataatcaatgaattttgttgaatagggtgatgtattatgtattctcaaggcaaacaatcggatgatgcggatgagaccgttcccggttatttggtgttaagtttaacataaatgattcaatcttagacagccggctgtggaaagatagaatcaaaattatgtgtgattaaaaggtgaaatattaaactcagcgtaacatatttacgtagagttgccctgagactatttatacttttaaattattataagatgagcgaccaattaatGACTGAAGAGTTATgatgttatctgaaggacttgaacaatcgcgttgaaacaatatttgtcgccgtgattcgcgggaaacgaatggtcgaattgaatgataatttaaataaaaaaatgcgtcccgacggacaggcacctcgaaatgaactggctcagctctgctgtcatcatgacaaccagagctagccgcaccttcacacacacacgcacgaactcacccgaaatacacaccgacgacaatcgacgaaaacggaacgcgaaaaaaaaatgcgtcccgacggacaggcaccgcgaaacgaactggctcagctctgctgtcatcgtgacaaccagagctagccgcaccttcacacacacgcacgaactcacccgaaatacacaccgacgacgatcgacgaaaacggaacgcgaaaaaaggcgtcccgacggacaggcaccgcgaaacgaactggctcagctctgctgtcatcgtgacaaccagagctagccgcaccttcacacacacacgcacgaactcacccgaaatacacaccgacgacgatcgacgaaaacggaacgcgaaaagaaaaatgcgtcccgacggacaggcaccgcgaaacgaactggctcagctctgctgtcatcgtgacaaccagagctagccgcaccttcacacacacacgcacgaactcacccgaaatacacaccgacgacaaTCGACGAAAAcgaaacgcgaaaaaaaaaaaatgcgtcccgacggacaggcaccgcgaaacgaactcATTTTATTTCTCCTCGACGTGAGCTAATTAACTTCTCGCGAATGGGTCCCCCCGCGGGGAAAAAATCCGTTCCGCGTACGCGTAATCCGTTCATCCAGCCGGGTCAATCGCGAAGTGCTTCCCCGGGCCGAATCACGAAAACCACGGATACTTCAAGGCGGACCTGGTCACCATCTGTTTTCATTAACAGCAAGGTGAATATCCCGGATCCGACGAAGCTACACGCATCCTACGTACCTCGAAGCCCAGTCCAAACACGTGCAAAGACGTCCCAAGGTGCCCAGCAGAAAGCAGGTTCGTCCGGGAATCCTCCGGTGGTAATCCAGCTTCATCGAAATCTACGCTCCTAACCTCAAACACGTACGGTGTTTTGAGTGACGAGAGTGGTGATGAaggcaacgacgacgacgacaaaaagcAGCAGAACGATGAAGACAACGCGATGGCCACAGAGGACCATGCGaacgcgaaaaataaaaaacaagtgCCTATTGTTATTCCCGATTATCCCGGCGCAGCGGTGCACAATTTATTGTCTCGGGCTGGCTGTGAGTTTGAGTTGCTCATCTTGAAGAACAGCGTTCGTGTTGTCACACTTAACCGTCCAATGTACGAAAAAGTGTTGACCGTGCTAAAAGATGATAAAGTTCCGTACTATTCGTACCAGCCGCGTGACGAAGTCCCGGTGAAAATAGTACTAACGGGATTCATCCCAGTGAACCCGGCAGAGCTAGCAGAAGTGTTAGCGGATTATGACGTTCAACCCCAGGAGATTCGTGTTCTGTCGAGAACCGAGACGGTTACAGGCGAACACGTGCTTTACCTGTTAGTGTTCGACCGGGGGTCGGTAAAACTTCAAGACCTTCGCCGGATTAAAACGTTGAACGGATTCGTGGTAAGCTGGAGGTACTTCACCAAGCGGTCGTccgacgcagcccaatgccaccgATGCCAACGCTTCGGTCACGGTTCTCGCAACTGCACACTGACCCCCAAGTGTGTCAAATGCGGGGAGGCTCACCTCACGGACCAGTGTTCGTTGCCCCGGAAATCGAGCCTGGGGGGAAGTAACAACGCCGAGAGCACCAAGGCTCAAATCAAGTGTGCAAACTGCGGACAGAACCACACAGCAAATTTCCGTGGATGCACGGTGCGAAAGACCTACTTGGACGTGCTGGAGAAGCAGCGGAAGAAACCAGCCAACCGTCAACTCCCAAAACCAAGTGCTTCGACGGCTCAAGGTACGACGCACCCACCTGGGTGGGGGCGTTCCTACGCTAGTGTGACCGCTTCCGCAGGCGGACCTACCACGAGTCCCGACACTGCTCCCGATGGTGCTGATCTTTTCACCCTTACGGAGTTCCTTTCGTTGGCAAGGCAAATGTTCTCCCGTTTCCGAGCTTGCCAGAATAAGGAACAACAATTCATGGCCCTAGGGGAACTGATGATAAAGTACGTTGGAGCTAAGTAAATTACTTCGACGTTTATAAGACCCACGACACCAGGGCGACCTGGTTAAAAATTGCACTCTAGATATAAGTATTTCCTTTTCCTATCCCCTTTCTAAAGCAATATTAGTAGGTTTTTTTGTTAGCTTTTTCCTGCTCCCGATAACGCTTCTTCCaaacttaaaattattaattgaTGTTCATGTGTTAATTTATAGTTGTAAGGACATCCATAACTCTATAATCTGTAACTAAGACACAAAATCTGTAGATGATAAGtacaaaataaacaacaaattgaattgaattgaattgaattgatatgtcggatgatggtgtttttcacaaattccaGAAGTGTCTCCAagggtaaccggttccagaatgGCCATGATGGGTCAGCAAACATCGGCGTgacatattattttcaatttcatgaagtttgatgtgcaacataAGGTTGCATTAAAAAAAGTCAGGTTGGCCGTTCATGAGGtttccgggaaccggttccatctTACCCGGAACTGGCCGGTAACACTCTAGAGTGGTTCCAGCAATcgtgtacagtagttgttcggtaactgggcgttgtttaactgggcgctcgataactggaccgtagcccagttaaaaagcagacaaacgtcaaaaaaccaaaacaaaccgaaatcaccgaggggttcatggatgcaaaaatcttgtttaacaaataaaaaaaacttttttcaaacatttatgtaatttcaagtcacaattagtGAAATATGAAAAGCAATCATTGTaattaaatttgagtaacttttatttttatatttcatcagaaaaatattatgcatcggtagtcccctcgttatttttcgttcagctcagttagcgaacagcattcggtgactgggctaaaaaataacttttcggatgttccggatttccggaactgGTGTTTAATACTTGTGGCCGAAGTATAGAAAAAAGGtcagtcgaatgcaacccggagcatcctgattgatttttaatttttagccgGTAATACAGGTCGTCAAAATTGGGGccaaaaaaaggtattttttgttGTAGCGGATGCCcggtggccaaaatgaccaaatctgGTTTTCCAAGACGATTCCACAAAGAGGACATCGTAAGCATTCATTAGAGGTCAAGGAAATCGTATTTggtaaaaaactgttttttttttgcgatttttaaatgtttggggTCGAacttatgtgtgatttttttgagatttaaatttccaaaaaagtgcccacgtggtttatggatggtcccttacggAAATTTGAGTCGGTTTTGGGTTTCAACTTGCGTCGTCAGGTTGATCTTTACCACATGCACAAGGTATTTCAGCaatcagggtggccaccagttttggattttcaatttcccgggtttttcccggttttctcccgaggcctgaaggaatttttccatatagttttaaatcaaattacaatgtttttttatagACTGACGTTagtatcaaaatactttttaaacgcATACACAACGTATacttttggttcaatatttttatttctcaatGGAGCTTTCAAGTTGAGAACAAAAAGTAAGAAgccgtttttaaaagtttttagtcCAAATCCTTATTTTCCATAATGCTTGTGATTTTTCATCTCCATGCTCCACCATTTTTCTTAacttaaaatcaattaaaaatcgttttgtattaaatttaagaataacaTAAATTATTACTGTAAAGCAGGAAATAGCATTTACAATGTTGGGTGCAAATACTCTtcagttttctttgaaaaagcttttgtaAATCCAAGAAGAACGATTCTTCCAGAGAAAAAGTGCCATATATTTAAACAATCGGtaactaaaaacatttttggcggATCGATTTAGTATCTTCGGCAAGCATTTAGGTATTGATGAgatgatttctagaaaaaattttaatatcaaaAAAACCCCTTTGGGTTGGCCTGTACTTCAACCCCTCATTGCGACTCCCAGATCGCGCAAGCATAAACATAATTCTAGATACATCTTTTGTATGAGCCGtgccaaatttattgaaaaaagaaaaaaataaacatgtttggatgtttttaattttttgagtaacacagaatgataaaaaatcaattgaccGTGCTGCGATTTTCTGAACAACACAACCAAAACAGCCAAAATTCagttaatctttttttacggaatTATCAGAtgagaattaaataaaacccaacaaaaactcaattttgtgtttgaataaaaataaaaagtgactgtttGTATTGAAATGACTATTATGCAGTTGAactctgaaaatattgtaattttaaaatatctgaaaattttatttaaaatttaaattacaatttataaaataaattttaaagaaaagatATTTTCCAAATGTTCTGAATTTGAACACAATTTGATAGGCATTTAACTGTTGAAAGATTCCCAAATAACTatataaaaatatcttaaataccaaatatttccgacattttaaaattgtacaaaagTACTCAAATCTGATTTAAAAACACAAGCACAAAGTTTCATGGCAGTTTGTCCTTAATAATTTGTTTGACTAAGCAAAAAATCATCTTATAAAATActactgaaaacagatttttgaaattccaccaaatgttttacagtaaaaattgtaaacagtccgtctcgattatccgaagatttgaacaataaaaaaacaattgtttttttttattttcttactgttaacatcaaattcgagttcagcgCCTTCATTTTAGTCACTGTTGAATGGCTGATTgcctatttaatttaaaaatgcattttttcaatattttatttcagccattttggccgccatcttgaatttcataattctaaataattttaaaatagtttaggctggtacaaattttatttagttttagcctccccccttcaaaattggcccgaaaaatcagggggcaatttttttcaaaaaacttctaaattataatgaaaatttaagtggaatcaactgaaatcaattttagatGTTTTCACCTGCGTTCAGAAtcgtttttagcatgtttgggttgatttaaaaatcattagaatttttgaaaattgtctatgtttattatttttttcgctaattttttgttttcgttaaattttacattatttgaaaactaatgattgcaaaacaactgaacaagtgtaaaatgcattttaaaacactttttccatgcaaatgttgaaactgtagcgttttatttcaatatttatatatttttattttttccgaggccttcggataatcgagtctgaactgtattcttatttttaacGGCGCACATCAAGCTAAGCTTTTTGCACCACGATTTTCGGTACGCatattttagtatcttcgaAATTATGGGAACTATCGGTTATTTATTCCCTAAAGTTActgtcaacaaaaaaaaaaaaaaaaaataaagcagatttgcagattttgacaattttggaataaaaagacaacaacttccttggctgctgtgcaccctcaagttgatattgaaatacataacaaaacaaaaataaattgtttattatgcttatgaaattcaataattattgaaataagaCATCAAAAATCATAGCGCTGAGTAAATTTTCTATTGAACCGCGAACTTGATCAGAAAAATTGCAACTtatcaaacatttgttttttaaaccggGTCCGGTGGTGTAAGTGGTAATCATAGTTGCTTCTCCCCTCGCCAAAGAAATATACAATAGAatactcaacaaaaaaaaaacaatcaaagccTAGTAGCTTGAGTCTattacacaaattcaaacattattttcccGAATTCTTCATTTACAATAACTAGAGTAATATTCTAATAGAGAAAAGTATACGTTGAAGTCATTTAAGAggaatttgtcaaattttgacaaaactaaaaatattttcccgatttgtcagtcgaattcccgagtttttcccggttttcttcCGGTGGAATAAATTCCcgggtttttcccggttttcccggttttttcccgaggtggccaccctgcagCAATAAGGTTTGGCAAGACAAGGTGGGAAAGGGAAGCTATTTGCGATTGTAGAAGGTATTGTTTCGATTCGCAACATGTTGAGCTGTTAAGGAGGTacttggaacatcctctatcttttttcattttcaaattctcgTATATCTTGTACCTACTAATAATACTGTAACAGTACAACATagtcaatataaaaaaaacacaaacttttTAACTAAATAGGCACATTGCCGAGCACATGGACGTGCCGATCGACACCAGCAAAATGAGCGAACAGGAGCTGCAGTTCCACTACTTCAAGATGCACGACtcggacaacaacaacaaactggACGGGTGCGAGCTGATCAAATCGCTCATCCACTGGCACGGTAAGTtggtcatagaaaaaaaaaccatttccaTTTTTGTTCATGTGCTTGTTGGTTCCCCACATACACACCGAAGGCTCGTTTGTGTTGTTCTTTTTGTTTCCGGTTTTCATTTGTTCCGGTCCCTCTGACTGTGTCACACTTGTACCTTTTGGGATGGATTCATTGTAACCATTTTAActacattttttgttgttgttgttgttgtctctCTCATCAACCCATTATGGCAAAAGGAGGGTTAGTGCACGTGGTGGATTGTAAACAACATTATAGCTCATAGACGACAAAACTAATCCGCCTCCGTTTAATGGCTGACGTTTCTTTCGCTTGCTTCAGTTGCCACCGAGCTGTTGGGAAGTATGACATTCTGTTGGATTATGTTGCTCCATTGTTCTGTTGTTTTGAAGTGTGAAAAGTTTTTGGATAAATATCAAATATCACCTTTTGCCATAATGGCTGCCACAAGTATGACAGAAGGGGTTCGGACGCCATAATGAGATTCTAGATAGAGCTTATTGGAATCCCAGGTACAAGAGTGACCTGCAGAGGAATTGAAGTTTTACTTAGAGCGAGAACCTTCAAGCATATCTTTCTGCATTGCATGATGATTAATCGGTTCGATGTTTCCTACTTCCATTGCTCGAAAAATCCCCAGAGGAAAGCAAAAATCAGGACCAACCTGCCCACCAGGATAAGATATTTTCGAACGACGAGCTGTCTGCACTGATAGACCCGATTCTGAACTCGGACGACCACAACAAGGATGGGTTTATTGATTATCCAGAGTTTGTGCGAGCCCAGCACAAGGCGGCCCAGCAGGGAACCGACCAGGCGGCCGATGGCAAACACTAGAATTTCCAAGAAACGCTAGTGTCGAGCCATAAGAGACTCTCTTTTTCTTTATGTTGTTTTTCCGTCTTCAAAATTATGTGCTTAAACATTCCGGTTTATTCCTTACGAACAAAAACTAAGTATTACTTCCAGTTGCACAAAATGTATCGAACGATTCTTGGCGGAACTTCTAATGCCAAGAACTCCGTTCCCGACTGATTGTTAAACAAAAATCTCATTTGGAATGTCTATTGTTTCTTTTCTTCTGTTCAACGGGCACTGAATAtccaaaacgaacaaaacaaGTACGAATCAAACTGACGATTAAAATCCACActctatttttgtaaaaaaggtgatttttgaaatgaaaaaagaaaataagatGTAAATTTCATTACACACAATAAACATTTGCCATAATGGCAACACCATTGACATTTGTTTTATAACAACCTCCATTATGGCAAGCcacactacacagaaaaaaatattcctgtaaatttacattatttatcatgtaccaaaaggtatcatgataaatgatgtatatttacattaggttcattgggaatttacattagattcattggaaatttacattagttttgaatatttacattagttttggaatttacattactttagcaatttacattagttcaaagcaactaattctgattggccaatgggaatgagaagctcgacttggattgcagtaggaaaagggtgtggcctatgttctattttaaaattattgaagcgggcagcaaaaggaaattcggattttaaaaagttgtaggggacgctttcttgtcgacggccaagtggaataacgctggactggaatcgaacggacgacgggtaggatgttcggtgttgctgctgctacccgctgccgactgagccatcttcggattttataaacgagcggctaaagcatcaacttgttcaggtcgaggctcaggcagtgggccagcaaagtatgagagcgatagaaagagaaccaaatataactatttttagtttgggtagttttgaagtcaacgtttggcaaaaatacattggatatatgatttacattagataggaatttacaggaagccgaacacgggtagaaattcatcagatttgagtttccatgctcaacgtttccattagattcatgatttacattagatttagatttacattggagtaatttccatgactttttactctttacatcatatttcaacattacattgagtgagtttacatatgAAACAGTAAATACGTgctatgtaaatttacatatttttttctgtgtagatgacAGCTGCTCGCATCCAAACATAAAGCTTGTACATACAAACACTGTATTGTGCTCGTCCCGTTTCCTGTTTTTGCTCGATTCTGAAACGGAACATCGCTCCCGTAGACGACAGGGGTCACGCGGAAAAGTCACCGAAACCCAAACACATTTACTCCGACGACGAACTGGAAACCATAGTCGGTATGGTACTGAACCAAATGGATGTAAACGGGGATGGTTTCGTCGATTATGGCGAGTATCGGCGCTCCGAAGTGGACCAGAATCGGCGGGCCGACTACCCGGAGGGACAACCTTAAAGTGACTGCGGTTACATTGTGTCATCGTATTTGTTTACCAATAAACAGGCAACTTCCCGACAGTTCGCTACGGCTTGCGTTTCTTTGTTCATTACTAACCATTAAACATCCGTTACTTGCAAAACTCGATGAACTCTACAGAGAAGGAATCGAACGGTGCATCGAACAAGCACGAAGACACCGATACCCCGACGGCCATCTATTCGGATGACCAACTGACAACGATCGTCGAGGCCGTTCTAGGCAGCATGGACCTGGACAAGGATGGCTACATCAATTGGGCCGAGTATGTGTACTCTAACAAGCACGGCCAAAAgtaaaaaatagtgtaaatttTACTGTAGATTttgtttgtacatttttgaacaaataaacaTAACTTCTGGTAAGGGTGACTGGTCATGTAAAGTGGTTCCTAAACTAAAACCAAATTGTTCATCTGTCACTTTGACAGCCAGCTGTCAAAACGCACTGCAGTGAGGTTAGGGTTGCATGACTGCACGGCACGTGTTTACTAACAATTTTCAATCTAGCAAATCACCCCAATGAAGATGGACCCTCCAGTGGAGCGGAAGATGAACCGGATGTAGTGTCGATCTATTCTGACGATCAGCTGACATCCGTCGTAGAAGATATACTAAACTGGGACCAGGACGGCGATGGCTTCCTCGACTGGCCCGAGTTTGTGCGAGCCGTGAAGAACAAGGAAGACTAACAATTTAACTACTAACCTACCGCTATGACACGGATTGGCGCCTCTCCCCGGTTTACTATATAAATCTTGCATGAAATAAACGAGCACAGTTCTGGGACTAAACATtcccaaaaaaagaaaaaaacacccattaCCTTATCCCTCCTGAAACTTATAGATACCAAAGACGATGACCACCACGGGGGTGCTGGCGCCGGGGAGCACCACGAGGAACCGGAAAAAACCGAAGCGCACCCACAGGACGACGAAACGCTCCAGTCGCTGATTGATCCCATCCTGGAGCTGATGGATAAGGACCACGACGGGTTCATCTCGTACCCGGAGTATCGCGCCGCGGAGGCAGCGGAATCGGCGCAGAATGCGGCGGAGCATCACTAAACACTGGAGCAGGACGTAGCTGCTGGCGAAGCTCAAATTAGATATTACCTGTTGGAGTCAGTGTGGAGAAGGCTGATTAGAatggagttttatttttgtaagggTAGAATTAATCTTTCCTGTTTCCGTACAATCGTCGTGGGCATGCATTTGTTAATTTTCGAACGAGACATTAAAATTCGGGACGAGCTCGAAAAGTGCAATTAAAATGAAACGAGGAAATGTTTTACTTTGAAAGAAATTCTTCCCTACGACCAAAGaagctacactcaaaccccgatggtttgacaccaactgttgtttactttttagtttgacatctctgttacacggagttcacaaacactatcaaacgtttgtattgatagtgtgcgtgagcgccgtgtaaaaagagaCAGTTTGTCACCTTttggtttgactttgaccaaccaacggggtacaaactagaaaagtgtcaaacgaaaaagtgaacaaccaccgggggttgagtgtattttgtgtcgttggttcacccatacaagtctccatacaattttggcagctgtccatacaaaaatggaaaatggtacgtaaatattccaacagctgtaacttttgagtaaattttctgatcaatttggtgtcttcggcaaagttctaggtaccgtaaactggggtgactttgataggatttcaatttatttttggaatatttcccaactggaaaggtttttctcaagataattatttttaaaacatgtactggggtaggccacacaaagttcatgcactatttcttgaaaaa
Encoded here:
- the LOC6042400 gene encoding putative cyclin-dependent serine/threonine-protein kinase DDB_G0272797/DDB_G0274007 isoform X4, which gives rise to MKQLAALTLALFATVALGQRVAPGVNPGHYQQQPYQQPQQHYQQQPPVAQQQHYQQQQQQQQPQYQQQQVPVQAQYQQPHQVPVQHQQVPVQGHPQQGQPHPQQQHHGQPQQVLNTHNIQHEKQHIAEHMDVPIDTSKMSEQELQFHYFKMHDSDNNNKLDGCELIKSLIHWHDDRGHAEKSPKPKHIYSDDELETIVGMVLNQMDVNGDGFVDYGEYRRSEVDQNRRADYPEGQP
- the LOC6042400 gene encoding nuclear transcription factor Y subunit beta isoform X3, giving the protein MKQLAALTLALFATVALGQRVAPGVNPGHYQQQPYQQPQQHYQQQPPVAQQQHYQQQQQQQQPQYQQQQVPVQAQYQQPHQVPVQHQQVPVQGHPQQGQPHPQQQHHGQPQQVLNTHNIQHEKQHIAEHMDVPIDTSKMSEQELQFHYFKMHDSDNNNKLDGCELIKSLIHWHEESKNQDQPAHQDKIFSNDELSALIDPILNSDDHNKDGFIDYPEFVRAQHKAAQQGTDQAADGKH
- the LOC6042400 gene encoding myb-like protein Q isoform X5, producing MKQLAALTLALFATVALGQRVAPGVNPGHYQQQPYQQPQQHYQQQPPVAQQQHYQQQQQQQQPQYQQQQVPVQAQYQQPHQVPVQHQQVPVQGHPQQGQPHPQQQHHGQPQQVLNTHNIQHEKQHIAEHMDVPIDTSKMSEQELQFHYFKMHDSDNNNKLDGCELIKSLIHWHANHPNEDGPSSGAEDEPDVVSIYSDDQLTSVVEDILNWDQDGDGFLDWPEFVRAVKNKED
- the LOC6042400 gene encoding G-box-binding factor isoform X2 — protein: MKQLAALTLALFATVALGQRVAPGVNPGHYQQQPYQQPQQHYQQQPPVAQQQHYQQQQQPQYQQQQVPVQAQYQQPHQVPVQHQQVPVQGHPQQGQPHPQQQHHGQPQQVLNTHNIQHEKQHIAEHMDVPIDTSKMSEQELQFHYFKMHDSDNNNKLDGCELIKSLIHWHDTKDDDHHGGAGAGEHHEEPEKTEAHPQDDETLQSLIDPILELMDKDHDGFISYPEYRAAEAAESAQNAAEHH
- the LOC6042400 gene encoding multiple coagulation factor deficiency protein 2 homolog isoform X6, with the translated sequence MKQLAALTLALFATVALGQRVAPGVNPGHYQQQPYQQPQQHYQQQPPVAQQQHYQQQQQQQQPQYQQQQVPVQAQYQQPHQVPVQHQQVPVQGHPQQGQPHPQQQHHGQPQQVLNTHNIQHEKQHIAEHMDVPIDTSKMSEQELQFHYFKMHDSDNNNKLDGCELIKSLIHWHEKESNGASNKHEDTDTPTAIYSDDQLTTIVEAVLGSMDLDKDGYINWAEYVYSNKHGQK
- the LOC6042400 gene encoding G-box-binding factor isoform X1; this encodes MKQLAALTLALFATVALGQRVAPGVNPGHYQQQPYQQPQQHYQQQPPVAQQQHYQQQQQQQQPQYQQQQVPVQAQYQQPHQVPVQHQQVPVQGHPQQGQPHPQQQHHGQPQQVLNTHNIQHEKQHIAEHMDVPIDTSKMSEQELQFHYFKMHDSDNNNKLDGCELIKSLIHWHDTKDDDHHGGAGAGEHHEEPEKTEAHPQDDETLQSLIDPILELMDKDHDGFISYPEYRAAEAAESAQNAAEHH